In Phenylobacterium zucineum HLK1, one DNA window encodes the following:
- a CDS encoding superoxide dismutase — translation MYILPDLPYAHDALEPAVSADTLRTHHGKHHKAYVDKTNEMAPKAGLDGRPMEDVVRESRRMGEQKLFNNAGQAWNHAFFWQCMTPNARPPSGDLAQAIDKAFGGLDKLKEVFVAEGVNHFASGWAWLVAGADGLKVTSFHDADCPLVHEGAFPLLVCDVWEHAYYLDYKNDRKGFLERWFDEVVNWEFVERQYAAAQGQGEGYRYPAPT, via the coding sequence ATGTATATTCTGCCAGACCTTCCGTACGCCCATGACGCGCTCGAGCCGGCCGTCTCTGCCGACACCCTGCGGACCCACCACGGCAAGCACCACAAGGCCTACGTCGACAAGACGAACGAGATGGCCCCCAAGGCCGGCCTCGACGGCCGTCCGATGGAGGACGTGGTCCGGGAGTCCCGGCGCATGGGCGAGCAGAAGCTGTTCAACAACGCCGGCCAGGCCTGGAACCACGCCTTCTTCTGGCAGTGCATGACCCCGAACGCCCGCCCGCCGTCCGGCGATCTGGCGCAGGCCATCGACAAGGCCTTCGGCGGTCTCGACAAGCTGAAGGAGGTGTTCGTCGCCGAGGGCGTGAACCACTTCGCCTCGGGGTGGGCCTGGCTGGTCGCCGGCGCCGACGGCCTGAAGGTGACCTCCTTCCACGACGCCGACTGCCCGCTGGTCCACGAGGGCGCCTTCCCGCTCCTCGTCTGCGACGTGTGGGAGCACGCCTACTACCTGGACTACAAGAACGACCGGAAGGGCTTCCTGGAGCGCTGGTTCGACGAGGTCGTGAACTGGGAGTTCGTCGAGCGCCAGTACGCCGCGGCCCAGGGCCAGGGCGAAGGCTACCGCTACCCCGCGCCGACCTAG
- a CDS encoding TonB-dependent receptor, whose translation MGRAGRTWLAGAAFSALAAGMAQAQEPAPINLDEVVITALRVEQPRAATPATVQVIGQEELTAQQALSQSAVEAVAALAPSFSPTRQKLSGFGETVRGRSPLYLVDGVPQSTPLRDDSRDGFTIDPFFIDRVEVVFGSNAIQGIGATGGVVNYVTVSTPGEAAGWTGKVMGQTTFDDSGEGDSLGYKLAGIAGRDFGVWDFTAGAAYEKRGAFYDADGLRIGPDSTQGDIQDSDSFSLFGKAGLDLTDTRRIEIMANHFQLEGDGDYRVVAGNRTTGRPTSGWRGTQEGRPPRNKVTSVAATYRDRDLLGGTFTAQAYGHDYEGTFGGGREGTFQDPRIAPVGTLFDQSANNSEKLGFKLDYEREVQAIPGLKYLVGLDGIRDKTFQALILTDRYWVPKTTYESLAPFLQLRQALFDGRVHLSAGARQENATLKVDDYVTVFAAGGGVEVAGGSPSFEETLFNVGGTVTVVDGVTAYASYAQGFTMPDVGRVLRAVNTPGRDVDTYLDVEPVVSDNVEVGVEVARERWRASLAYFESKSDRGALLVLNAGGTFDVQRQKTKIDGFEATLRVQATDWLTVGGAYSKLDGRTDGDGDGTLERDLNGANISPDRLTVYAEGTWGPASLRVQAQTFESRSFEGEPAANAFEGYTVVDAVGTWRLEAADVSLGIQNLLDEQYISYFSDTQNPTDNNRYWAGRGRTFTLTVARRF comes from the coding sequence ATGGGGCGGGCAGGCAGGACGTGGCTGGCCGGGGCGGCGTTTTCGGCGCTGGCCGCGGGCATGGCCCAGGCGCAGGAGCCCGCGCCCATCAACCTCGACGAGGTGGTGATCACGGCGCTGCGCGTCGAGCAGCCGCGGGCGGCGACGCCGGCCACCGTGCAGGTCATCGGCCAGGAGGAGCTGACCGCCCAGCAGGCGCTGTCGCAGAGCGCCGTCGAGGCCGTGGCGGCGCTGGCCCCCTCGTTCTCGCCCACCCGCCAGAAGCTCTCGGGATTCGGCGAGACGGTGCGCGGCCGCTCGCCGCTCTATCTGGTGGACGGGGTGCCCCAGTCGACGCCGCTGCGGGACGACAGCCGCGACGGCTTCACCATCGATCCGTTCTTCATCGATCGGGTCGAGGTGGTGTTCGGCTCGAACGCCATCCAGGGCATCGGCGCCACCGGCGGGGTGGTGAACTACGTCACCGTCTCGACGCCGGGCGAGGCCGCCGGCTGGACGGGCAAGGTGATGGGCCAGACCACCTTCGACGACAGCGGCGAGGGCGACAGCCTGGGCTACAAGCTGGCGGGGATCGCCGGCCGCGACTTCGGCGTCTGGGACTTCACCGCGGGCGCCGCCTACGAGAAGCGCGGCGCGTTCTATGACGCGGACGGCCTGCGGATCGGCCCGGACAGCACCCAGGGCGACATCCAGGATTCCGACTCCTTCTCGCTGTTCGGCAAGGCGGGCCTCGACCTGACCGACACGCGCCGCATCGAGATCATGGCCAACCACTTCCAGCTCGAGGGCGACGGCGACTATCGCGTGGTCGCGGGGAACCGGACGACCGGCCGCCCGACCAGCGGCTGGCGCGGGACGCAGGAGGGCCGCCCGCCGCGCAACAAGGTCACCTCGGTCGCCGCCACCTACCGCGACCGGGACCTCCTGGGCGGGACGTTCACCGCCCAGGCCTACGGCCACGACTACGAGGGCACCTTCGGCGGCGGCCGGGAGGGCACCTTCCAGGATCCGCGCATCGCCCCGGTGGGCACGCTGTTCGACCAGTCGGCCAACAACTCCGAGAAGCTGGGCTTCAAGCTGGACTACGAGCGCGAGGTGCAGGCGATCCCCGGCCTGAAGTACCTGGTCGGCCTCGACGGCATCCGGGACAAGACCTTCCAGGCGCTGATCCTGACCGACCGCTACTGGGTGCCCAAGACCACCTATGAGAGCCTCGCCCCGTTCCTGCAGCTGCGCCAGGCGCTGTTCGACGGGCGGGTGCACCTGTCGGCCGGCGCGCGCCAGGAGAACGCCACCCTGAAGGTGGACGACTACGTGACGGTCTTCGCGGCCGGCGGCGGGGTCGAGGTGGCCGGCGGTTCGCCGAGCTTCGAGGAAACCCTGTTCAACGTCGGCGGCACGGTCACGGTGGTGGACGGCGTCACCGCCTACGCCTCCTATGCCCAGGGCTTCACCATGCCGGACGTGGGCCGGGTGCTGCGGGCGGTGAACACCCCCGGTCGGGACGTGGACACCTATCTGGATGTCGAGCCGGTGGTCTCGGACAACGTCGAGGTGGGCGTCGAGGTGGCGCGCGAGCGCTGGCGCGCCTCGCTGGCTTATTTCGAATCCAAGTCGGACCGCGGCGCGCTGCTGGTGCTCAACGCGGGCGGCACCTTCGACGTGCAGCGGCAGAAGACCAAAATCGACGGCTTCGAGGCCACGCTGCGGGTGCAGGCGACCGACTGGCTCACCGTGGGCGGCGCCTACTCCAAGCTGGACGGGCGCACCGACGGCGACGGCGACGGGACGCTGGAGCGCGACCTGAACGGGGCGAACATCTCGCCCGACCGGCTGACGGTCTACGCCGAGGGGACGTGGGGCCCGGCCTCGCTGCGCGTCCAGGCGCAGACGTTCGAGAGCCGGAGCTTCGAGGGCGAGCCGGCGGCCAACGCCTTCGAGGGCTACACCGTGGTGGACGCCGTCGGCACGTGGCGGCTCGAGGCGGCCGACGTCAGCCTGGGCATCCAGAACCTGCTGGACGAGCAGTACATCAGCTACTTCAGCGACACCCAGAACCCCACGGACAACAACCGCTACTGGGCCGGCCGCGGGCGGACCTTCACGCTGACGGTGGCGCGGCGGTTCTGA